One segment of Haloplanus natans DSM 17983 DNA contains the following:
- a CDS encoding DNA double-strand break repair nuclease NurA: MTLDPVHVDEVADLAGLLGGRVDDRDHDDLARTAFEEWLDPLTVDGRTVLEPLGERRCSAAAVDDVALVDAPYSTVHGLDSGTINPTTFKNGLVLDVAHAAMASDPSDLDLHRARSLVTTVHANDPTLSLDFDWVRRDEGYFRRKILHAPRVNRYAEGVVHALALYLAESSHALEHADAVSDCLLLDGPLYPKELLNWQDRDAELGALTTEAKPRAIVENYVRLVERLLDRDVAVAGFVKNPSSKLVTRTLRENGVDAPWVDDTAFFTRLLEPSDGDADGHRLTFTNWFRSRGGSDRTLAADGDALGVERRRDPADYEVTFFVVYDPREDLCFRVEAPAGLTRDADARDRLTRQILRDVAVSRGPPTVVERADALARIGVDEKAALRRKFEERLDSPFVRTYDDVRWDAEF; the protein is encoded by the coding sequence ATGACACTCGATCCGGTCCACGTCGACGAGGTGGCCGACCTCGCGGGGCTGCTCGGCGGCCGCGTCGACGACCGGGATCACGACGACCTGGCGCGGACGGCGTTCGAGGAGTGGCTCGATCCCCTCACCGTCGACGGGCGAACGGTGCTCGAACCGCTGGGCGAGCGTCGCTGCAGCGCCGCCGCCGTCGACGACGTGGCCCTCGTCGACGCTCCGTATTCGACCGTCCACGGCCTCGACTCGGGGACGATCAACCCCACCACGTTCAAAAACGGGCTCGTCCTCGACGTGGCCCACGCCGCGATGGCGTCCGATCCCTCGGATCTGGACCTCCACCGCGCGCGGAGCTTGGTGACGACCGTCCACGCGAACGATCCGACCCTCTCGCTCGATTTCGACTGGGTGCGTCGCGACGAGGGCTACTTCCGGCGGAAGATCCTCCATGCCCCGCGCGTGAACCGCTACGCCGAGGGGGTGGTCCACGCCCTCGCGCTCTATCTCGCAGAGAGCTCCCACGCTCTCGAACACGCCGACGCCGTCTCGGACTGCCTCCTCCTCGACGGCCCGCTGTACCCGAAGGAACTTCTCAACTGGCAGGATCGGGACGCCGAACTCGGCGCGCTGACGACGGAGGCCAAACCCCGAGCTATCGTCGAGAACTACGTCCGCCTCGTCGAACGGCTGCTGGATCGGGACGTGGCCGTCGCGGGCTTCGTGAAGAACCCCTCGTCGAAACTCGTCACCCGGACGCTGCGCGAGAACGGCGTCGACGCCCCGTGGGTCGACGACACCGCCTTCTTCACGCGGCTGTTGGAGCCGAGCGACGGCGACGCGGACGGCCACCGTCTCACCTTCACCAACTGGTTTCGATCCCGCGGGGGATCGGACCGCACTCTCGCGGCCGACGGCGACGCCCTCGGCGTCGAGCGACGGCGCGACCCCGCCGACTACGAGGTGACGTTTTTCGTCGTCTACGACCCCCGCGAGGACCTGTGTTTCCGCGTCGAGGCGCCGGCCGGCCTCACGCGCGACGCCGACGCGCGGGACCGCCTCACCCGACAGATCCTCCGCGACGTGGCCGTCTCGCGCGGCCCGCCGACGGTCGTCGAGCGAGCCGACGCGCTGGCGCGTATCGGCGTCGACGAGAAGGCGGCGCTCCGCCGAAAGTTCGAGGAGCGTCTCGATTCGCCGTTCGTCCGCACCTACGACGACGTGCGGTGGGACGCGGAGTTCTGA
- a CDS encoding HAD family hydrolase encodes MDTAAVAFDLDDTLAVTRVDRATLLTEALREAGAPQRSREAYLQAHAENLTARSREPVFERLFAGVDDVDPAAVAEAYRNRVNAALEPVPGVEAMLSDLRERYRLGLLTNGPVVAQRSKLEALGWTDAFDAALVTGELAAGKPEPAAFESLLAELGTDASATVFVGNDVTADVQGAVAAGIDAVQVCYPGGPGRDPDAFAHIERDELAPELPRLLATR; translated from the coding sequence ATGGATACGGCCGCGGTGGCGTTCGACCTCGACGATACCCTCGCAGTCACGCGGGTCGATCGCGCGACGCTCCTGACGGAGGCGCTCCGCGAGGCGGGGGCCCCCCAGCGCTCGCGGGAGGCGTATCTCCAGGCCCACGCCGAGAACCTGACGGCGCGGAGCCGGGAGCCGGTGTTCGAGCGACTGTTCGCCGGCGTGGACGATGTCGACCCCGCCGCCGTCGCCGAGGCGTACCGGAACCGGGTGAACGCGGCGCTCGAACCCGTGCCGGGAGTCGAGGCGATGCTCTCCGATCTGCGAGAGCGGTACCGGCTCGGACTGCTGACGAACGGGCCGGTGGTCGCCCAGCGGTCGAAACTCGAGGCGCTCGGCTGGACCGACGCCTTCGACGCCGCCCTCGTGACGGGCGAACTCGCCGCCGGCAAACCCGAACCGGCGGCATTCGAGTCGCTGCTCGCCGAACTCGGCACCGACGCGTCGGCGACGGTGTTCGTCGGCAACGACGTGACCGCCGACGTACAGGGGGCGGTCGCCGCCGGTATCGACGCGGTACAGGTCTGCTATCCGGGCGGCCCGGGGCGCGACCCCGACGCGTTCGCCCATATCGAGCGCGACGAACTGGCCCCCGAACTACCGCGGCTTCTCGCGACGCGTTAG
- a CDS encoding DUF2240 family protein, producing the protein MSLEAAVAAPFRDRGRERLGEGEFVVALSLDRDWFTPDQAKRLVDVAAGRGLLSREGDDLVADFDPADVTIPDGFVPDESVLREQSTFERVLSALTDAGVEKQDAVAAINERQRELGVTIEAAAVLYARRRNVAVADAADRALADLEDRRGETGQPSDGEP; encoded by the coding sequence ATGAGTCTCGAGGCCGCCGTGGCGGCGCCCTTCCGCGACCGGGGGCGTGAGCGCCTCGGCGAGGGGGAGTTCGTCGTTGCCCTGTCGCTCGACCGCGACTGGTTCACGCCCGACCAGGCCAAACGCCTCGTCGACGTGGCCGCCGGCCGGGGCCTCCTCTCCCGCGAGGGCGACGACCTCGTCGCCGACTTCGACCCCGCGGACGTCACCATCCCCGACGGCTTCGTCCCCGACGAGTCCGTTCTCCGCGAGCAGTCCACCTTCGAGCGTGTCCTCTCGGCGCTGACCGACGCCGGCGTCGAGAAACAGGACGCCGTCGCCGCCATCAACGAACGCCAGCGGGAACTCGGCGTCACCATCGAGGCCGCCGCCGTCCTCTATGCCCGCCGGCGGAACGTCGCCGTCGCGGACGCCGCCGACCGTGCGCTGGCCGACCTCGAGGACCGACGGGGAGAGACAGGCCAGCCCTCGGACGGGGAGCCTTGA
- a CDS encoding 30S ribosomal protein S8e produces the protein MQDQGRSTRKRTGGRLRPFRNKKRYQLGRQPAETTVGEPRFQTVDSRGNGTKMRALATNVAHVAVDGETVEADIENVVDNPSNTNYARRNIITKGAILETSEGRARVTSRPGQSGQVNAVLIDE, from the coding sequence ATGCAAGATCAGGGACGCTCTACGCGGAAGCGTACTGGGGGCCGCCTTCGGCCCTTCCGAAACAAGAAGCGATACCAGCTGGGCCGCCAACCGGCCGAGACGACGGTCGGCGAACCCCGGTTTCAGACCGTCGACTCCCGCGGCAACGGGACGAAGATGCGGGCGCTCGCGACGAACGTCGCCCACGTCGCCGTCGACGGCGAGACGGTCGAGGCCGACATCGAGAACGTCGTCGACAACCCCTCGAACACCAACTACGCCCGCCGAAACATCATCACGAAGGGTGCCATCCTCGAGACGAGCGAGGGTCGTGCCCGCGTCACGTCCCGACCTGGCCAGAGCGGCCAGGTCAACGCGGTGTTGATCGACGAGTAA
- a CDS encoding phosphate uptake regulator PhoU, with the protein MVETRKVQVTGGSTYTVSIPKDWATDNDVSAGSEVAFYPEGDSLFMTPRTGDDRTEGTLDIGDLAGEELVRAVMTMYVSGFDIIALESARITTDQRRTIRQATQSLVGLEVLEETRDRVVIRDLLDSSELSINNAVTRMRLIALSMLEDAVTALIDLDEDLARDVIQRDDDVDRLWMVVSRIFRATLRSPRAAEELGVTREVCFDYQSAARQLERVADHATKIAHLSLNFDEPLPEDVVDALNGLHADAAKVIDVGMDALFLDESDEATRQANEARESVQGIDSHARSIDELLRELDPTRAQLLGLVVDSLSRSADYGGNIAETALQKAAPTP; encoded by the coding sequence ATGGTCGAGACCCGAAAGGTGCAGGTGACGGGTGGATCGACGTATACGGTGTCGATTCCGAAAGACTGGGCAACCGACAACGACGTATCGGCTGGCAGCGAGGTGGCCTTCTACCCCGAGGGCGACTCGCTTTTCATGACGCCCCGGACCGGCGACGACCGGACCGAAGGCACGCTCGACATCGGCGACCTGGCCGGCGAGGAGCTCGTCCGCGCCGTCATGACGATGTACGTCAGCGGGTTCGACATCATCGCTCTGGAGAGCGCGCGGATCACGACCGATCAGCGCCGCACGATCAGGCAGGCGACCCAGAGCCTCGTGGGTCTCGAAGTGCTGGAAGAGACCCGCGACCGGGTCGTCATCCGGGACCTGCTCGACTCCTCCGAGCTGTCGATCAACAACGCGGTCACGCGGATGCGACTGATCGCCCTCTCGATGCTCGAGGACGCCGTGACGGCACTGATCGATCTCGACGAGGATCTCGCGCGCGACGTGATCCAGCGCGACGACGACGTGGACCGCCTGTGGATGGTCGTCTCGCGAATCTTCCGGGCGACGCTCCGGAGTCCGCGTGCGGCCGAGGAACTCGGCGTCACCCGCGAGGTGTGTTTCGACTACCAGTCCGCGGCCCGACAGCTCGAACGCGTCGCCGACCACGCGACCAAAATCGCCCACCTCTCCCTCAACTTCGACGAGCCGCTTCCCGAGGACGTGGTCGACGCGCTCAACGGCCTCCACGCCGACGCCGCGAAGGTCATCGACGTGGGGATGGACGCGCTCTTTCTCGACGAGAGCGACGAGGCGACCCGCCAGGCCAACGAGGCCCGCGAGTCCGTCCAGGGCATCGACAGCCACGCCCGCTCCATCGACGAACTCCTCCGCGAACTCGATCCGACGCGCGCGCAACTGCTCGGCCTCGTCGTCGACTCGCTCTCCCGGAGCGCCGACTACGGGGGCAACATCGCCGAAACGGCGCTACAGAAGGCGGCACCGACGCCGTAG
- a CDS encoding PstS family phosphate ABC transporter substrate-binding protein, whose translation MTEGSTSGRVSRRKFLAATGTVGAAGLAGCTQSGSGGGGGGDGLSGTIDIAGSSTVFPLATAMAERFQEEHSGVNINIQSTGSGGGFANHFCPGRTDFNNASRPIQPEEEQACSENNITPVELTVATDALTVIVNNDADWVDCITVEELRQIWSAEEPPSTWSEVNSDWPDRELELYGPTDASGTYDYFIEAILGEEGPGHRQDYSATEQDRTIIQGVEGSANAMGYLGFAYYSQNQDRVKALGVDDGSGCTEPSLETARAGEYTPLARPLFTYAKQESLAEDHVAEFARYWIENATSQEIVANEVGYVPLSDADQQEAMDALESAIENAQG comes from the coding sequence ATGACTGAGGGATCCACGAGTGGACGTGTGTCGCGTCGGAAGTTCCTCGCGGCGACCGGGACGGTCGGCGCGGCCGGTCTCGCCGGGTGTACGCAGAGCGGGTCCGGCGGTGGCGGCGGTGGAGACGGTCTCTCCGGCACCATCGATATCGCGGGCAGTTCCACGGTGTTCCCGCTGGCGACGGCGATGGCGGAGCGATTCCAGGAGGAGCATTCGGGCGTCAACATCAACATCCAGTCGACGGGCTCCGGTGGCGGCTTCGCCAACCACTTCTGTCCCGGCCGCACCGACTTCAACAACGCCTCGCGTCCCATCCAACCCGAAGAGGAGCAGGCGTGCTCGGAGAACAACATCACCCCGGTCGAACTCACCGTCGCGACGGACGCGCTGACGGTCATCGTCAACAACGACGCGGACTGGGTCGACTGCATCACCGTCGAGGAACTCCGACAGATCTGGTCGGCCGAGGAGCCGCCGTCGACGTGGAGCGAGGTGAACTCCGACTGGCCGGATCGGGAACTCGAACTCTACGGCCCGACCGACGCCTCGGGGACTTACGACTACTTCATCGAGGCGATCCTGGGCGAGGAGGGACCGGGCCACCGCCAGGACTACTCCGCGACCGAACAGGACCGCACGATCATCCAGGGTGTCGAAGGGTCGGCGAACGCGATGGGCTATCTCGGCTTCGCGTACTACTCCCAGAACCAGGACCGCGTGAAGGCACTCGGCGTCGACGACGGGAGCGGGTGCACCGAGCCATCGCTCGAAACCGCGCGTGCCGGCGAGTACACCCCCCTCGCTCGCCCCCTGTTCACCTACGCCAAACAGGAGTCGCTGGCGGAGGACCACGTCGCGGAGTTCGCCCGCTACTGGATCGAGAACGCCACGAGCCAAGAAATCGTCGCCAACGAGGTCGGCTACGTTCCCCTGAGCGACGCGGACCAACAGGAAGCGATGGATGCGCTGGAATCGGCTATCGAGAACGCCCAGGGCTGA
- the pstC gene encoding phosphate ABC transporter permease subunit PstC produces the protein MSTDDLQRDLTRRTENSPQELLTRSFFFLCAVLSIVTTVSIILMLTTEAAKFFTITAPLMGIEGPTASVVDFLTGTEWIINNEQFGVLPLVSATFAITIGSAVVALPLGVATAIYLSEYATPRAQRVLKPALEVLAGVPTVVYGFFAVVYITPALRTIIPGLGTFNMLSASIVVGIMIIPMVASISEDAMSAVPDSLRQAGYGMGATKFDVSVGIVVPASLSGIFSSFILALSRAIGETMAVTVAAGSQANLLNPLNPASYLEGALPMTAAMVNLLTGDVTGGGVAYRSLFAIGLTLFIITLIMNIISDLVAQRYREEY, from the coding sequence ATGAGCACGGACGACCTACAACGGGATCTCACCCGTCGAACGGAGAACTCGCCACAGGAGCTCCTGACGCGCTCGTTTTTCTTCCTGTGTGCGGTGCTGTCCATCGTCACGACGGTCAGCATCATCCTCATGCTGACCACGGAGGCGGCGAAGTTCTTCACCATCACCGCGCCGTTGATGGGCATCGAGGGACCGACCGCGTCGGTCGTCGACTTCCTCACCGGAACGGAGTGGATCATCAACAACGAACAGTTCGGCGTCCTGCCGCTGGTGTCGGCGACGTTCGCCATCACCATCGGGTCGGCCGTCGTCGCCCTGCCGCTCGGCGTCGCGACGGCGATCTATTTGAGCGAGTACGCGACACCGCGCGCCCAGCGCGTGTTGAAACCCGCACTGGAGGTGCTCGCGGGCGTCCCGACGGTCGTCTACGGCTTCTTCGCCGTCGTCTACATTACGCCCGCCCTCCGGACGATCATCCCCGGCCTCGGCACGTTCAACATGCTCTCGGCGAGCATCGTCGTCGGCATCATGATCATTCCAATGGTCGCCTCGATCAGCGAGGACGCGATGTCGGCCGTCCCCGACTCGCTCCGACAGGCCGGCTACGGCATGGGCGCGACGAAGTTCGATGTCTCCGTCGGCATCGTCGTCCCCGCCTCCCTCTCCGGCATCTTCTCCTCTTTTATTCTCGCGCTCTCGCGAGCCATCGGCGAGACGATGGCCGTCACCGTCGCCGCGGGGTCACAGGCAAACCTGCTCAACCCCCTGAACCCGGCGTCGTATCTGGAGGGCGCGCTCCCGATGACCGCCGCGATGGTGAACCTCCTGACCGGCGACGTCACCGGCGGCGGCGTCGCCTACCGCAGCCTCTTCGCCATCGGCCTCACGCTTTTCATCATCACGCTCATCATGAACATCATCAGCGACCTCGTCGCACAGCGGTACCGGGAGGAGTACTGA
- the pstA gene encoding phosphate ABC transporter permease PstA codes for MATSDRVIEDFGNVSRTVGTVFRYLLLAATLFGIVALVILLVYVANDAIQPLTADPRWHLTFFLTLVLPTLAVGGYLFRTDPDSFKFGASVVGLLAVSTMFGGGAAMIFVDIVPPVVWFSYVLALGLALAGVVGIERFDRQLPFLARFAGAAAAIVGSFLLIPGLVQGLPVYPADGIMLTASLGAPVALVVGRYAAAEAGRRGTILAVLAGVAAVGAGEVLGPALALGAVPATVLLSVAVVPTAGYAVGATRRNPAVRSGLLFTAVILGGAVVGAAAVEALGFAGPQSWVDWQFLTSAHSGTAADAGLYPAIGGSILLMVTVAALSFPLGVGAAVYLEEYAPNNRFTRFIDVNISNLAGVPSVVYGLLGLGVFVTYLGQPTGTVLIGGGTLALLILPIVIISAREALRSVPNEMRQASYGMGATRWQTIRNVVLPRAFPGILTGTILALGRAIGETAPLIMIGAPNVLFSLPTALSSKVSAMPLQVYAWASLFASDPFYQAAVPAGVVVLLIVLLSMNSVAIVLRNKYQNQQ; via the coding sequence ATGGCGACGAGCGACCGGGTGATCGAGGACTTCGGCAACGTCAGCCGGACCGTCGGCACCGTCTTCCGCTATCTCCTCCTCGCGGCGACGCTCTTTGGCATCGTCGCGCTGGTGATCCTCCTCGTCTACGTCGCCAACGACGCGATCCAGCCGCTGACGGCCGATCCGCGCTGGCATCTCACCTTCTTTCTGACGCTCGTTCTCCCGACGCTCGCCGTCGGGGGCTACCTCTTCCGGACCGACCCCGACTCGTTCAAGTTCGGCGCGAGCGTCGTCGGCCTCCTGGCCGTCAGCACCATGTTCGGCGGCGGCGCCGCGATGATCTTCGTCGACATCGTGCCGCCGGTCGTCTGGTTCAGCTACGTCCTCGCGCTCGGCCTCGCTCTCGCCGGCGTCGTCGGGATCGAACGCTTCGACCGACAACTCCCCTTCCTCGCACGCTTCGCGGGGGCGGCCGCAGCCATCGTCGGATCATTCCTGCTCATCCCCGGTCTCGTGCAGGGGCTGCCGGTCTACCCGGCCGACGGGATCATGCTCACCGCCTCGCTCGGCGCACCGGTCGCGCTCGTCGTCGGCCGGTACGCCGCCGCCGAGGCAGGACGGCGAGGAACGATTCTCGCGGTCCTCGCAGGTGTCGCCGCCGTCGGCGCCGGCGAGGTGCTTGGCCCAGCCCTCGCCCTCGGGGCGGTGCCCGCGACGGTGTTGCTCTCCGTCGCCGTGGTGCCCACCGCGGGATACGCCGTCGGAGCAACCCGCCGGAATCCGGCCGTCCGGTCCGGGCTGCTTTTTACTGCCGTGATCCTCGGTGGCGCCGTCGTCGGTGCCGCCGCGGTGGAGGCCCTCGGCTTCGCCGGGCCGCAGTCGTGGGTCGACTGGCAGTTCCTCACCAGCGCCCACAGCGGGACGGCGGCCGACGCCGGCCTCTACCCCGCCATCGGCGGTTCGATCCTCCTGATGGTCACCGTCGCCGCCCTCTCGTTCCCGCTCGGCGTCGGCGCCGCGGTGTATCTGGAGGAGTACGCCCCGAACAACCGCTTCACCCGCTTCATCGACGTGAACATCTCCAACCTCGCGGGCGTCCCCTCCGTCGTCTACGGGTTACTCGGTCTCGGCGTGTTCGTCACGTATCTCGGCCAGCCGACCGGGACCGTCCTCATCGGCGGCGGGACCCTCGCCTTGCTCATCCTGCCCATCGTCATCATCTCCGCCCGCGAGGCGCTCCGGAGCGTCCCGAACGAGATGCGCCAGGCCTCCTACGGCATGGGCGCGACGCGGTGGCAGACGATCAGAAACGTCGTCCTCCCGCGGGCGTTCCCCGGGATTCTGACGGGGACGATCCTGGCGCTCGGTCGCGCCATCGGCGAGACGGCACCGCTCATCATGATCGGCGCGCCGAACGTCCTCTTCTCCCTGCCGACGGCCCTCTCCTCGAAAGTGAGCGCGATGCCTCTGCAGGTGTACGCCTGGGCGAGCCTCTTCGCCAGCGATCCCTTCTATCAGGCGGCCGTCCCCGCGGGCGTCGTCGTCTTGCTCATCGTCCTGCTCAGCATGAACTCCGTCGCCATCGTGTTGCGCAACAAATACCAGAACCAGCAGTGA
- the pstB gene encoding phosphate ABC transporter ATP-binding protein PstB gives MSDNPDQEYATDESTDDPTINDMAIETDVSASVDSSGPTMAANTVVRAEHVDVWYNDEQALQDISLEIPENQVTAMIGPSGCGKSTFLRCINRMNDLIDAARVEGDLYLRGKNVYDDDVDPVALRRRVGMVFQSPNPFPKSIYDNVAYGLKIQNKEGDYDEIVEESLKRAALWDEVKDQLDQSGLELSGGQQQRLCIARAIAPDPEVILMDEPASALDPVATSQIEDLISELAEEYTVVIVTHNMQQAARISNKTAVFLTGGELVEFDDTEKIFENPESQRVEDYITGKFG, from the coding sequence ATGTCAGATAACCCAGATCAAGAGTACGCGACCGACGAATCGACCGACGACCCGACCATCAACGACATGGCAATCGAGACCGACGTGAGCGCGAGCGTGGACTCGTCGGGGCCGACGATGGCCGCAAACACCGTCGTCCGCGCCGAACACGTCGACGTCTGGTACAACGACGAGCAGGCCCTCCAAGACATCTCGCTGGAGATCCCCGAGAACCAGGTGACCGCCATGATCGGGCCGTCGGGCTGTGGGAAATCCACGTTCCTCCGGTGTATCAACCGAATGAACGACCTGATCGACGCCGCACGTGTCGAGGGCGACCTCTATCTCCGTGGGAAGAACGTCTACGACGACGACGTAGACCCCGTGGCGCTCCGTCGGCGGGTCGGCATGGTGTTCCAGTCGCCGAACCCCTTCCCCAAGAGCATCTACGACAACGTCGCGTACGGGCTGAAGATCCAGAACAAGGAGGGCGACTACGACGAAATCGTCGAGGAGTCGCTGAAGCGGGCGGCGCTGTGGGACGAGGTGAAAGATCAACTCGACCAGTCCGGCCTCGAACTCTCCGGCGGACAACAACAGCGCCTCTGTATCGCCCGGGCCATCGCTCCCGACCCCGAAGTCATCCTGATGGACGAACCCGCATCCGCGCTCGACCCCGTCGCCACCTCCCAGATCGAGGACCTCATCTCCGAACTCGCCGAGGAGTACACCGTCGTCATCGTCACCCACAACATGCAGCAGGCGGCGCGCATCTCCAATAAGACGGCCGTGTTTCTCACCGGCGGCGAGCTCGTCGAGTTCGACGACACCGAGAAAATCTTCGAGAATCCCGAGAGCCAGCGCGTCGAGGACTACATCACCGGCAAGTTCGGATAG
- the phoU gene encoding phosphate signaling complex protein PhoU: MARTDYQSSLEELRDDVLYMSELVAERLRTGLDALERKDERLAREVIEGDDEINEMYLELEGECVDLIALQQPVASDLRFIAASFKIITDLERIGDLAVNLGGYTLDAERDLFPDVDMQRIGMTTLDMLEDAMDAYANEDVERCYAVADRDDEVDAMCEAASEVVVRDLIEGDYLADEGGDAETKSLMQDVSRLLLTIRDLERVGDHAVNIAARTLYMVENDDELLY; the protein is encoded by the coding sequence ATGGCGCGAACGGATTATCAGTCGTCGCTGGAGGAGCTTCGCGACGACGTTCTCTACATGAGCGAACTGGTTGCGGAGCGGCTCCGGACGGGGCTCGACGCCCTCGAACGGAAGGACGAACGACTCGCACGGGAGGTTATCGAGGGCGACGACGAAATCAACGAGATGTATCTCGAACTCGAAGGCGAGTGCGTCGACCTGATCGCCCTGCAGCAACCCGTCGCCAGCGACCTGCGCTTCATCGCGGCGTCGTTCAAGATCATCACCGACCTCGAACGCATCGGTGACCTGGCGGTCAATCTCGGTGGCTACACCCTCGACGCCGAGCGCGACCTCTTTCCCGACGTCGACATGCAACGTATCGGAATGACGACGCTCGATATGCTGGAGGACGCGATGGACGCCTACGCCAACGAGGACGTAGAGCGGTGTTACGCGGTCGCCGACCGTGACGACGAGGTGGACGCGATGTGCGAGGCCGCAAGCGAAGTCGTGGTCCGCGACCTCATCGAGGGCGACTACCTCGCCGACGAGGGGGGCGACGCCGAGACGAAGTCGTTGATGCAGGACGTGTCCCGTCTCCTGCTCACCATCCGCGACCTGGAGCGGGTTGGCGACCACGCCGTCAATATCGCCGCCCGGACGCTCTACATGGTCGAGAACGACGACGAACTACTCTACTAA
- a CDS encoding helix-turn-helix domain-containing protein, whose amino-acid sequence MKYVELRIYHESGSLHPMHAFEMRHEAIERAALLHWNTVLDGTNTMVFRVRGDPEPFRAKLDARTATVEYSLTEAVEGTFYCCVRDRAIDADRNYIEAVARGTLVVVPPVAFNPDGTTDLTLVGTPADVDAAVSGLPDGLRATVRSVGPYRRRAGADAVRLTDRQRAAVAAAVDCGYYDSPRAGTVEDVADALGVAPGTAAEHLRKAEARVMARLVE is encoded by the coding sequence ATGAAATACGTCGAACTGCGCATCTACCACGAGTCGGGGAGTCTCCACCCTATGCACGCGTTCGAGATGCGCCACGAGGCCATCGAGCGCGCGGCGCTGTTGCACTGGAACACGGTGCTCGACGGGACGAACACGATGGTGTTCCGGGTTCGGGGCGACCCCGAGCCGTTCCGGGCGAAACTCGACGCTCGGACGGCGACGGTGGAGTACAGCCTCACGGAGGCGGTCGAGGGCACCTTCTACTGCTGTGTCCGTGACCGCGCGATCGACGCCGACCGGAACTACATCGAAGCCGTCGCTCGTGGTACGCTCGTCGTGGTGCCGCCCGTCGCGTTCAACCCCGACGGGACGACCGATCTGACGCTGGTCGGAACGCCGGCGGACGTCGACGCGGCCGTCTCGGGGCTGCCCGACGGCTTGCGGGCGACCGTTCGGTCGGTCGGCCCGTACCGTCGGCGGGCGGGGGCGGACGCGGTTCGGCTCACCGACCGACAACGAGCGGCCGTCGCCGCCGCCGTCGACTGCGGGTACTACGACTCGCCGCGGGCGGGGACGGTCGAGGATGTGGCCGACGCGTTGGGTGTCGCGCCGGGGACGGCGGCCGAACACCTCCGGAAGGCGGAGGCGAGGGTGATGGCCCGATTAGTAGAGTAG
- a CDS encoding methyltransferase family protein gives MTPTRLAFGGGLLAAAGVYGIVLGTLLTDHEWWPPGDRTPAYYVHWTLVGVFDLSLIATAVLDFGGWGLPLPAAVVGVVLASLGTALFVRGARTMQSAETMGVTGHLHTDGPYAYTRNPQYVGMIVGVMGFALAVDSAFVAGLAAAHVGWVWLLPRAEEPHLRAEFGDAYDRYAARVPRFVGIATLRRAVAPENS, from the coding sequence ATGACACCGACACGACTCGCGTTCGGGGGCGGCCTCCTCGCCGCCGCGGGCGTCTACGGTATCGTCCTCGGAACGCTCCTGACCGACCACGAGTGGTGGCCGCCCGGCGACCGGACGCCCGCGTACTACGTCCACTGGACGCTCGTGGGCGTCTTCGACCTCTCGCTGATCGCCACCGCAGTGCTGGACTTCGGCGGGTGGGGCCTCCCACTTCCGGCCGCCGTCGTCGGCGTCGTCCTCGCCTCTCTCGGAACCGCCCTGTTCGTCCGGGGCGCGCGGACGATGCAGTCCGCGGAGACGATGGGCGTGACCGGCCACCTCCACACTGACGGCCCGTACGCCTACACGCGCAATCCGCAGTACGTCGGCATGATCGTCGGCGTGATGGGGTTCGCGCTCGCCGTCGATTCGGCGTTCGTGGCCGGCCTCGCCGCCGCCCACGTCGGTTGGGTGTGGCTCCTCCCCCGTGCCGAGGAGCCACACCTTCGCGCCGAGTTCGGCGACGCCTACGACCGCTACGCCGCCCGCGTCCCACGGTTCGTCGGCATCGCGACGCTCCGCCGCGCCGTCGCCCCTGAAAACAGTTAA